The genomic region GCGTTGTGCCCGGTGCCGCGGGCGATCACGGGCACACCGGCCAGCCGGGCCTCGGCGAGGGGATAGCCGAAGGACTCCGCCGTCGTCGGGTACAGCAGGGCGCCGGCCCGTCGCTGGTGGCCGCGCAGGGCGTCCGGGGTGAGCCGCCCGACGAAGCGCAGCGACCGGCAGGCGGCGAGACCCTGCTCCCGGGCCTCCTCGTCGGTCGCCGTGACCACGATCGACACCGACGCGCCGGTCTGCTGGGCGACCATCGCGGCGGCGGTGTCGGCGAGGCGCAGCAGCCGGCCCATCGGCTTGAACGAGGCGAACAGCACCGGGCACAGGATCGCCCCGCGGACGCGTTCGTCTTCGCCGGGCCTCGCTGGCTGCGGGGACAGCGGGTGGGGCCGGACGACCAGGCGGTCGCCGAGGCGCGGCAGGGCGGTGCGGACCCGTTCGGCCATCGACGACGCCGGCACGACGACGACGTCGGCGCGACGGGCGAGCAGGCGCACGACCGGCGCGGCTCGGGCGATGTCGGCGGGCAGCCCGCGGGGCAGTGCCCGAACCTCGGCCGGTGTGAGGAAGTGCAGCGCGTTGCGCAGCAGCACCCAGCGTTCGCCCCGGGTGGCGAGGTACCCGACGTTGTTCAGGGCGACGGTGCGCCGGTAGCGGCCGAGGCGTTCGCGGCGGGCAAGCCAGCTCGGCGCGACGCGCCGGCCGCGGCCGATCAGGCGGACGCCGGCGCCGGGGCGCGGTGCCAGGAACCCGTCGAGCTCGGTCAGGAACCGCAACGCGCCGCCCATCTGCGCCCCCGCGCAGTCGACGAGAACCGGGCCGCTCGCCCCGCTCACGCGGGCATCCCGGCGGGCACCGCGGCGGGTGGGCCGGCGGCCGCGGTGCCCGCCGACCACCCGTCGCGGCGGGCGTAGAGGTATCCCGACGGGGCCCCGGCGAGATCCCGGACGCGGCGCAGGTCGTTGTCGAGCAGGGTCACCTCGAACCCGTGCCGGCGCAGCCGCGCGACGAGGTCGGCCGGATCGCCGAACCCGGGGTGCACCTCCATCACGAGCCTGCCGACCGCGTCCAGCCAGTCCGGCTCGCCGAACAGGGCGAACTCGGAGCCCTCGATGTCGAGTTTGAGCAGGTCCACCTGGTCGACGCCGCCGGACTCGAGCACCTGGGCCAGCGTCAGCCTCTCGACGTCGCCGTCCCAGTGGGTGGCGCCCTGGCGTGCCGCCGCGTCGGCGAACACCCCGGTCGACGGTCCGACCAGGGCGTGCAGGAGCTGGATGCGGTGGGAGACGCCGTTGGCGGCGGCATGGTTGACGAAGACGGAGGCGAAGCCGCGCTGCGCCTCGACGGCGATGACGTCTGCCCCCGCCCGGGCCGCCAGCACCGAGAACAGGCCCTGGTTCGCCCCCAGATCGACGACGATCTCACCGGCTGACGGCGCGAATCCGGGCAGCGCGTGGTAGACCCCGCGGCAGTACATCTCCCGGGCGCCGCCGAACGACCCGCCGGGCAGGGTGACCTGGACGCCGGGCAGCGGGCGGTAGGTGTGGCTGCCCCGGGCCATGGCTCGGTCGGCGGCGTCGAGGGTGCCGGTGCGCAGGACGGCCGGGGCGTGGCGGACGATCGCGGCGGCGAAGCGCACGGCCGTGGGGCCGCCTGCCACGGCGGCGACGGCGCGGACGTCGCCGATCAGCCGGCGAAGACGGTCGGGCCGGCGGACGGCCCGGGCCACCGGGGCGGGGCGGCCGGCGGCGCGGCGGTCCGCGGCGGCCTGCTCGGCGATGCCGACCCCGAACGGTCGCGGCCGGTGGTCGAGGTCGCGCAGGGCGGGTCCGATGTCGAAGGCCTTGTCCTCGGCGAGGCGGGCGATCTGCTCGGCCCGCAGCCGCGGCGCGCCGACGCGGCGTTCGTAGGCGCGGGCGGCGGCGAGGACCGGGCGGGCCGGCACCGGCACGCAGTACACCCGGCGGCCCTCGGCCGCCGCGGCCGCGGCGACGATCTGGCCCAGTGACAGCGCCCGCGGACCGGCGACGTCGTAGCCGCGGCCGACCGCCGCGTCGGCGCTCAGCGCCCGCAGCACGGTCGCGGCCAGGTCGTCGACGTGCACCGGCTGGTGCAGCCGCCGGCCGCCGCCGGGCAGCGGCAGAACGGGAACGCGGCGTACCAGCGCGAGCAGCCGGGCCATGTTGCGGTCGTCCGACCCGCCGTAGATCATCGTCGGGCGGATGATCGTCCACTCCAGCCCGCTGGTCTCGATCGTGTGCTCGGCCGCGATCCGCACGCGCTTCGACGGCGGGTCGAGCGCGGTGAAGATCCCGGTGGTGGACAGGAACACCGCGCGGCGGATGCCCGCCGCCCGGGTCGCGGACACGATCGCGTCGGCGTGGCCGAAGCCGAGGGAGGCGAGGTTGAGCAGGACGGCACAGTCCGCCGCGGTGAACGCCGCGCTCAGCCCCGCCGGATCGTCGAGGTCGCCGGCGACGGCCGCCGCTCCCTGCCGGCGCAGCGCCGCCGCGGCCGTGGCGCTGCGGGCCAGCCCGACGACCTCGTGACCCTGCGCGAGCGCGCGTGGCACCACCCGGCTGCCCAGGAAGCCCGTCGCGCCGGTGACGAGAATCCTCATGCCAACGCCTCCGGTCCGGGTGCCGTCGCCGGCCGCGGCCCGGTGGGGGCCCGGTGCGGGGCGGGCGCCGCGGCCCGCTGCGCCGGGACCGGCGCGTCCGGTGCGTCTGGTGCGTCCGGTGCACCGGTGCTCCGCCCGGCGCCGCCGGGGCGGGCCGGTTCGTCGGGGTCGAACAGCAGTTGGCGGTACTGCCGGGCGAGGGCGTCGCGGTCGAAGTGCCGCTCGACGTGCGCCCGGCCGGCGCGCCCCATCCGGGCCCGGCGGTCTGGGTCCGCGGCCAGCTGCGCGACGGCGGTGGCCAGCGCCGCGGGATCTTCCGGGGGGACGACGACCTGCCCGGCGGCGGTGAGGATCCGAGCGGCCTCGCCGCGCACCGCGCCGATCACCGGCCGACCGGCGGCGAGAAGCTCGAACATCTTCGACGGGATGAACACGTCGAACATCGGCACGTTCCGCAGCGGCACCACGCAGAGGTCGGCGGCCGCGACGACTCCCGGCACCTGCTCGCGGGGCACGCTGTCGTGCAGCACCGTGTTCGCCAGTCCCAGGTCGCGGACGTGCTCGGCGAGCCGGCGTCTGTCGGCGCCCTCCCCGACGAAGGCGAACCGGATCCGCGTCTCGCCGGGTTGGGCGTGGCCGGGTCTGGCGTCCTCGAGCCTGGTGTCCTCGAGCCGGGCGGCGGCGTCGGCGACCGAGGTCAGGCCGTGCGAGATGCCGTGGGCGCCGATGTAGAGCACGAGCGTTTCCGGGCCCGGCGCGCCCAGCCGCGCGCGCAGGCCGGCCGGGGCGACGGTGTCGGGGTGGAACCGGTCGAGGTCGACGCCGTTGCGCACGACGTGCACCTTGTCCGCCGGGATGCCGCGGCGGACGATGTCGTCGCGGAAGCCCTCGGTGACCGTGACCACGGCGTCGGCGGCGCGATAGGCGGCCAGTTCGAGGCGTTCGAGCAGGCCGAGGACGCGCGGGTCGGTGATGACGCCGAGCTGTTCGAAGATGGCGGGCCACAGGTCGCGCACCTCCACGACCAGCCGGGCCCGCCGCAGCCGGGCGAGCAGCCACGCCGAACCCAGCGGGAAGAAGGTCGGCGAGGACACCACGACCACGTCGCACGGGCCGGTCCGCCGGCCGCCCAGCAGGACGCTCGAGACCATGAACGACAGGTGGGACAGCGTCTTGCGGACCACGCCCTCGTTGGGGGTGGCGTACAGCCGGGTCCGCACGACGCGGTAGCCGTCGACCCGCTCGGTGCGCAGCCAGGCACCGCGGTACTCGGGTGGGATCACCCCGGTGGGATGG from Frankia alni ACN14a harbors:
- a CDS encoding glycosyltransferase codes for the protein MSGASGPVLVDCAGAQMGGALRFLTELDGFLAPRPGAGVRLIGRGRRVAPSWLARRERLGRYRRTVALNNVGYLATRGERWVLLRNALHFLTPAEVRALPRGLPADIARAAPVVRLLARRADVVVVPASSMAERVRTALPRLGDRLVVRPHPLSPQPARPGEDERVRGAILCPVLFASFKPMGRLLRLADTAAAMVAQQTGASVSIVVTATDEEAREQGLAACRSLRFVGRLTPDALRGHQRRAGALLYPTTAESFGYPLAEARLAGVPVIARGTGHNAEVAGPVLVPYRDESADDLAAAMHAALTLTPQPEPGNPFDPVDYFTWLLDAKEPAL
- a CDS encoding FkbM family methyltransferase, with the protein product MRILVTGATGFLGSRVVPRALAQGHEVVGLARSATAAAALRRQGAAAVAGDLDDPAGLSAAFTAADCAVLLNLASLGFGHADAIVSATRAAGIRRAVFLSTTGIFTALDPPSKRVRIAAEHTIETSGLEWTIIRPTMIYGGSDDRNMARLLALVRRVPVLPLPGGGRRLHQPVHVDDLAATVLRALSADAAVGRGYDVAGPRALSLGQIVAAAAAAEGRRVYCVPVPARPVLAAARAYERRVGAPRLRAEQIARLAEDKAFDIGPALRDLDHRPRPFGVGIAEQAAADRRAAGRPAPVARAVRRPDRLRRLIGDVRAVAAVAGGPTAVRFAAAIVRHAPAVLRTGTLDAADRAMARGSHTYRPLPGVQVTLPGGSFGGAREMYCRGVYHALPGFAPSAGEIVVDLGANQGLFSVLAARAGADVIAVEAQRGFASVFVNHAAANGVSHRIQLLHALVGPSTGVFADAAARQGATHWDGDVERLTLAQVLESGGVDQVDLLKLDIEGSEFALFGEPDWLDAVGRLVMEVHPGFGDPADLVARLRRHGFEVTLLDNDLRRVRDLAGAPSGYLYARRDGWSAGTAAAGPPAAVPAGMPA
- a CDS encoding glycosyltransferase family 4 protein encodes the protein MSTLPGRRVLVVTHYFPPEIGAPQARLSETARAWAADGLDVTVLTGMPNHPTGVIPPEYRGAWLRTERVDGYRVVRTRLYATPNEGVVRKTLSHLSFMVSSVLLGGRRTGPCDVVVVSSPTFFPLGSAWLLARLRRARLVVEVRDLWPAIFEQLGVITDPRVLGLLERLELAAYRAADAVVTVTEGFRDDIVRRGIPADKVHVVRNGVDLDRFHPDTVAPAGLRARLGAPGPETLVLYIGAHGISHGLTSVADAAARLEDTRLEDARPGHAQPGETRIRFAFVGEGADRRRLAEHVRDLGLANTVLHDSVPREQVPGVVAAADLCVVPLRNVPMFDVFIPSKMFELLAAGRPVIGAVRGEAARILTAAGQVVVPPEDPAALATAVAQLAADPDRRARMGRAGRAHVERHFDRDALARQYRQLLFDPDEPARPGGAGRSTGAPDAPDAPDAPVPAQRAAAPAPHRAPTGPRPATAPGPEALA